The Catenuloplanes niger genome includes a window with the following:
- the fliQ gene encoding flagellar biosynthesis protein FliQ, whose amino-acid sequence MTDTQVVHLGLEAMTIAAKLCAPVLLTALAIGFAISLFQSVTQIQEATLSFVPKAIACGVALLVSGNWMLHEMTSFTHNLFERIPSLLG is encoded by the coding sequence TTGACGGACACGCAGGTTGTGCACCTCGGGCTTGAGGCTATGACCATCGCGGCCAAGCTGTGCGCGCCCGTTCTGCTCACCGCGCTGGCCATCGGCTTCGCGATTTCGCTGTTCCAGTCCGTGACCCAGATCCAGGAGGCTACGCTCAGCTTCGTGCCCAAGGCCATCGCCTGCGGCGTCGCGCTGCTGGTCAGCGGCAACTGGATGCTGCACGAGATGACGTCCTTCACGCACAACCTGTTCGAGCGGATCCCGAGCCTTCTCGGGTAG
- the fliR gene encoding flagellar biosynthetic protein FliR — protein sequence MELQTANLTALLLAMVRASAWLALCPPFNSRLIPARIKALLALALALPMSPKLAGQVPELATSALLVSVVEQVVVGAALGFITALLFAAIQAAGDMIDLFGGFTLAMAFDPLSQVQSSIFGRFYNLLAVTLLFATEGHQMVLRGFMMSYTSLPLNDTLSLETLSRLLTEGVVDMFLAAIQIAGPLIAVLFLTDVGFGLLNRVAPALNAFSLGFPAKIFLVLMLGGTAIAVLPRALDSIIEKAVSAVITLSGA from the coding sequence ATGGAGCTGCAGACCGCGAACCTCACTGCGCTGCTGCTCGCCATGGTTCGCGCGTCGGCCTGGCTGGCGCTCTGCCCGCCGTTCAACTCGCGGCTCATCCCGGCCCGGATCAAGGCCCTGCTCGCCCTCGCGCTCGCGCTGCCGATGTCGCCCAAGCTCGCCGGTCAGGTACCGGAGCTGGCGACATCGGCTCTTCTCGTCAGCGTGGTCGAACAGGTCGTGGTCGGCGCCGCGCTCGGCTTCATCACCGCGTTGCTGTTCGCCGCGATCCAGGCGGCCGGCGACATGATCGACCTGTTCGGCGGCTTCACGCTCGCGATGGCGTTCGACCCGCTGTCCCAGGTGCAGAGCTCGATCTTCGGCCGGTTCTACAACCTGCTGGCCGTGACGCTGCTGTTCGCCACCGAGGGGCACCAGATGGTGCTGCGCGGCTTCATGATGTCGTACACCTCGCTGCCGCTCAACGACACGCTCTCCCTGGAGACGCTCTCCAGGCTGCTCACCGAGGGCGTGGTCGACATGTTCCTGGCCGCGATCCAGATCGCCGGCCCGCTGATCGCGGTGCTGTTCCTCACGGACGTCGGCTTCGGCCTGCTCAACCGCGTCGCGCCGGCGCTCAACGCGTTCTCGCTCGGCTTCCCCGCCAAGATCTTCCTGGTGCTGATGCTGGGCGGCACCGCGATCGCGGTGCTGCCGCGCGCGCTGGACTCCATCATCGAGAAGGCGGTCTCCGCGGTCATCACCCTGTCCGGGGCCTGA
- the flhB gene encoding flagellar biosynthesis protein FlhB: MSGEKTEKPTPQKLKKAREEGQIGKTPDLGAWAGIAAASVLVPMTLEQAVIKAREVILRLPDVVENPDVGSALDMFRDALLGSAYAVAPLAVSMMLIGIIGSGVQGGIHVATKLLMPKFSRLNPLQGFKRILGMQAIWEGVKALIKTVVLAGVLYMQIKDLVPSLMTAGNLPLAVLLDMVKDATIAIIRTAAVAGLVMAAADYFVVKMRTMKQLKMSKQEVKDEYKKTEGDPHVKGQIRARQHAMARNRMMSDVPKADVVLVNPTHVAVALRYEPEKGAPRVVAKGQGNVAQKIRDLATENRIPMIQDVPLARALYGSCEIGTEIPAEFYGAVAKVLAFVMSLKSRGSAAGTHRLAA, from the coding sequence GTGAGCGGCGAGAAGACCGAGAAACCCACACCGCAGAAACTCAAGAAGGCCCGCGAAGAGGGCCAGATCGGCAAGACGCCGGATCTGGGCGCGTGGGCCGGCATCGCGGCGGCCAGCGTGCTGGTGCCGATGACGCTGGAGCAGGCGGTCATCAAGGCGCGGGAGGTGATCCTGCGGCTGCCGGACGTGGTGGAGAACCCGGACGTCGGCTCCGCGCTGGACATGTTCCGCGACGCGCTGCTGGGCTCGGCGTACGCGGTGGCGCCGCTCGCGGTCTCGATGATGCTGATCGGCATCATCGGCTCCGGCGTGCAGGGCGGCATCCACGTCGCCACCAAGCTGCTGATGCCGAAGTTCTCCCGGCTCAACCCGCTGCAGGGCTTCAAGCGGATCCTCGGCATGCAGGCGATCTGGGAGGGCGTCAAGGCGCTGATCAAGACGGTGGTCCTGGCCGGCGTGCTGTACATGCAGATCAAGGACCTGGTCCCGTCGCTGATGACGGCCGGCAACCTGCCGCTCGCGGTGCTGCTGGACATGGTCAAGGACGCCACCATCGCGATCATCCGGACCGCCGCGGTGGCCGGCCTGGTGATGGCCGCGGCCGACTACTTCGTGGTGAAGATGCGCACCATGAAGCAGCTGAAGATGTCGAAGCAGGAGGTCAAGGACGAGTACAAGAAGACCGAGGGCGACCCGCACGTCAAGGGCCAGATCCGGGCGCGGCAGCACGCGATGGCCCGCAACCGGATGATGTCCGACGTGCCGAAGGCGGACGTGGTGCTGGTCAACCCGACGCACGTGGCGGTCGCGCTGCGCTACGAACCGGAGAAGGGCGCGCCGCGGGTGGTCGCGAAGGGGCAGGGCAACGTGGCGCAGAAGATCCGCGACCTGGCCACCGAGAACCGCATCCCGATGATCCAGGACGTGCCGCTGGCCCGCGCGCTCTACGGCAGCTGCGAGATCGGCACCGAGATCCCGGCCGAGTTCTACGGCGCGGTGGCGAAGGTGCTGGCGTTCGTGATGAGCCTGAAGTCCCGCGGATCCGCGGCCGGCACGCACCGCCTGGCCGCGTAA
- the fliQ gene encoding flagellar biosynthesis protein FliQ — MTDTQVVHLGLEAMTIAAKLCAPVLLTALAIGFAISLFQSVTQIQEATLSFVPKAIACGVALLVSGNWMLHEMTSFTRALFDRIPSLLG; from the coding sequence TTGACCGACACGCAGGTTGTGCACCTCGGGCTCGAAGCTATGACCATCGCGGCCAAGCTGTGCGCGCCCGTTCTGCTCACCGCGCTGGCCATCGGCTTCGCCATCTCGCTGTTCCAGTCCGTCACGCAGATCCAGGAGGCCACGCTCTCCTTCGTGCCCAAGGCCATCGCCTGCGGCGTCGCGCTGCTGGTCAGCGGCAACTGGATGCTGCACGAGATGACGTCCTTCACGCGGGCGCTCTTCGACCGCATCCCCAGCCTCCTCGGCTGA